The genomic interval CCGTTCGCACCGGCCACCTGCTGTCTTAAGCTGACATCCCCTACCCTACCACAACTCGCCCCGCCCGTCAACTTCCTGCGCCCAGATCCTGCGCCCAGAACGAGCGGTTGACGGGGGCCCGGGCAGGGCCTATAATCATAGCGGTTGAGTTAAACAGTTGTGGAAGTATGGAGGCCGCCATCACTGCCGGTGCTACCAGGTAGCGTGAACCAGGGGGCCCATCGGAGGGAGCGGGATACCGGTGAAGAAGAGGGCACCCGCCGCGGAGAGGGATACGTGCGACGTATTCACTTACGACCTGGCGCGGGTGCGGCGGTTGCGCAAACAGCTGCGGCGCATGGACGAGCTGGCGGAGCTGTTTTCTGCCCTGGGTGATCCCACCCGGGTGAAGGTCGTCTACGCCCTGTCACAGGAGGAGATGTGCGTCTGCGACCTGGCCGCCCTGGTGGGGTTGAGCCTGCAGGCGGTCTCCTACCACCTGCGCCTGCTGCGGGCCCTGCGCCTGGTCAGGTACCGCCGCCAGGGCAGGAGGGTCTTCTACTCCCTGGATGACGAGCACGTGGCGGCCCTGGTCAGTCAGGGCATGGCCCATGTGGA from Bacillota bacterium carries:
- a CDS encoding metalloregulator ArsR/SmtB family transcription factor gives rise to the protein MKKRAPAAERDTCDVFTYDLARVRRLRKQLRRMDELAELFSALGDPTRVKVVYALSQEEMCVCDLAALVGLSLQAVSYHLRLLRALRLVRYRRQGRRVFYSLDDEHVAALVSQGMAHVEHD